CATGTCTTCCTTTGCCTTTTTACGCCCACCTGTTTTTTAAAAGCCCAGTGTGTTTGCAGCAGCAGGAAATAACCTGCCCAACAACGACGTCCAACAGCGAGAGAGTACATTGCTAAACTTTGCCAGGGCGACTCGCTAGGCCCCAGTAAACTGAGAAGTGTTGAGGGAAATTAGTAGTGCCTAATTTAGTTGGTGCTTGCTGGGTTCCGGGGCCTTTGCTTAAGGATGACTAGTTTTGTTCCTTGAATGCTTTCCTAACCTGTGCCTGCGCAACAAAGGGTGCCTTGTTTTTGGAACACAAGAGAGCTAAATCGCCCCCAAGTCTAACGCCACTGTGGTCGAGGGGGAAGGGGCGCCGCCTTTGTTGGCAGTCCCTACGTGGCCATCTAAACGAGTACAATAGCGTCTCCCCGATACCCTCATCTGTCCTGACCGCCCTCCGTCCCAAGGCTTCCCAAGTGAGCCTCTACTTGGCTCCCCCAACTTCCCTCAGTTACTGCCACGTAAAGAGATCCGGAGACTTCGAAGAAACTTCAGGGACTCagtcaaaagcaaagaaaagagagaaaaaaggagccAGGGCTGAGCCCCAAATGCCATCGGGAGGATGAGAGCCTCTGCGGTGCGGTGGCCAATACCCTGGAAGACTATCGTGATCCTGGGTTAACTCAGTTGGTTTCAAGCAAGATCTCTGCGGGATGCTGCATCCTCCCAACCTTGTTCTGTCACCTCGTTCTTCCTACGGTTCTTTCTCGTGTTGGGATGTTGAGAGCAACGATGCCCCTCAATACGTCCAGGTCCAGGTCATCCCGCCCCACTCaccacccacccccccacccccacccccgagatGGAGGCAGGTGGGAAAGCGAGGGTCCAGCGCTGGAGAGCCGCCCGAGGTGACTCCGCGCTCACCCTCCTCCGCGGGCTGCGGACTTGTCTTCAGTGGGCTCACCCAGGCTGAGTGTACTCAAGGGGCGAGAGCGAGGAGGTGAGGTGGGGACACCCTGGGCGGAGACGTGCATGCAAATACATGCGCTCGGCCCGGGGCTGTGGAGGGCTCGCCGCTGCCCGTCCCCGCCGGTTCCCAGAGAGGAGGCCAGTTAGTCTGGCGTAGGTCAAGTGGGACTTCAGCACTCAGACAGGAGCCAGGAAAACAGGGATGCGGGCGGGACGCAGTAGCCTCTCCTGCCCACCCTACCTCTTTAACCCAGGCCAGGCCTGCGGATCTGGCCAGGCTGTTCCGGGAGCAGTCCCTGCCTCGTATGAGACACATACCCCGCAACCATGTTGTGCTCCACGGAGACGCATGCACACCCGCTCCGCGAGGCGTGCCCAAGACCTGGGGAACGGGTGGCGCTTGCACGCAACCACGCGAGCTCAGGAAAGCGAGAATCCCTCGCTAACGTCCTGGCCCAACCTAAATCGTGCAATTCCGGAACTGCCAAACTACTCCGGAGGCAAAAGAGTGGACCGATCCGCACGCACACCAGGGGCCGTGACCTGAGAGCGGGCAGAACAAGCACAACTGGGTGCGAGCGATAGTACTCACGAGGGGTGCAGGCCAGGCGTGCGTCCCTCCAGGGCGGGCTTTGCATCACTCCTGGCCAGAAGATAGGTGTCCGACCGGGCAGCTCGGCTAGTGGCTTGGGGTACCGACCCACGGCGGCCACAGCCGCGGCGCTGGGGCTGAAGTAGagcccgggcggcggcggcggcgggctcAGGCTGCTGAAACGGGGCAGGCCAGCCAGCAGCCCCGCGGGGGATGAGGCGGCGGCCGcagcggccgcggccgcggccgccgcggccGAGGCGGAGGAAGCAGAGGTGGacgaggaagaagaggaggaagaaccGGAGGGCGAGGCGGAGGGCAGGGCGGCCCCGGAGGCCACGGGCATGGAGGGCCGGCTCAGGATGTCGTTGATGCCGTGTGGGGTGGCGGCCGAGAGCTGCTGTGGGGGGCTGCCTAAGGACGAGAGCCCCCCCGCCGCAGGGGGCTTCAGGCTGCCTGGGTTGTGGGCGCCCAAAGGCGGAGAAGGCGacgacgaggaggacgaggaggatgaggaggaaggggGGCCGGCGGGCAGTGGGGGGTACGCAGCGGGGTACAGCGGGGTCTTCATTTCTGCCATACTGTGCAGGGCAGCCAGGGGCGGGCTGCTGAGCAGGAACGCGCTCTGCCGGGTGCCCTCCATCGCCCCCACCGCTAACATCCCACGGCCAGGCCGGAGCCCGCAGCCACGCAGCGAGGGCGCCGGCCCGTGCCCCCGGCGGGGCTCAGGGAAGCGAGAAGCGCCAAGAGCGCAAGCGAGGAGTCGCTCCGCGCACTCGGAGGCGACCTGCCAAATGGGCCGAGAATGCCGCCGCCGAGAGCTGCTCTCGGAGCTGCGCAGCAGTAATGTCCAAACACACCAGTCGAGAGGCAGTTCCTCGCCGAGACCAGAGAGAGTCCGAGTGGGTTCGGCGGTCCTTTCTCTTCTAGAGTCCTGGATTAAATCTCggtctcttctctctgcttcactGTTTCCTTGCCGCTCAAAGTGCGCTACTTCTCATCTTCTCTCCCCCCggaaataagcaaaacaaaacccaggcCGGCCCCAGAGAGTTTGTAACAAAGTTAAGAGTCACCGAATCTCCGCTTTGatgtgggagggtgggggctggttcGCTTTCTTTGGGAAGGTTCAAAGGACGCCAGGTTCCGCCCGATGCTCTCCTCCGGTCTTATTTGTATGCCCTCGTCTTTCGGCCACGAGATTGATTTGCACTGGGCGCTGGGAGCGCGCGGGGAGAGGGCGCATCCAGCATGCGGGAGGATCTGGCCCTTGGGCGGGCTTCCTCTGCCTGCGCTGCCAGAGATTGCTGCGCCAGAAAGGGCAGTGCCACCAATCCCCGCGGTTCTCGGATTCGGCGCGCAGACCTGCCTTCCCCTCTGGGCCACGGGGCACTAGAGTTgcaatgttgaaaagaaaaagggggggaaagacacagaaaaacaaagactaAGTGTGAAAAGTCTGACGACTTCGGTTGCGGCTCCACTCGTCTGTTCACTTCTGCAAACGGGCCTGGcgacccctgccccaccccccagcgccctctcttcctctcactctCCGCCTTTGCCTCCCTTCTCTTGCATTTTCTTTGCGGCTCTACAGGCTTCGCTCTTCTAAGTCCTGTCCTCTGGCCAAGCTGACCCTCTTCGCAGCTCTtccactccctctctctcctctcctttctccctccggACCTGACAGTTCAGATGAAGCTCTCAAAGGTAATAAAACATTTGCATCACTCCCTACCCCTCTTTAGCTGGGGGACGAAAGGGAGGGGGAAGTGGGGGTCCAAAATGAGAACTTTGAAGGACGTCACTCCAAGGCGGC
The Camelus bactrianus isolate YW-2024 breed Bactrian camel chromosome 2, ASM4877302v1, whole genome shotgun sequence genome window above contains:
- the NKX6-1 gene encoding homeobox protein Nkx-6.1, whose amino-acid sequence is MLAVGAMEGTRQSAFLLSSPPLAALHSMAEMKTPLYPAAYPPLPAGPPSSSSSSSSSSSPSPPLGAHNPGSLKPPAAGGLSSLGSPPQQLSAATPHGINDILSRPSMPVASGAALPSASPSGSSSSSSSSTSASSASAAAAAAAAAAAAASSPAGLLAGLPRFSSLSPPPPPPGLYFSPSAAAVAAVGRYPKPLAELPGRTPIFWPGVMQSPPWRDARLACTPHQGSILLDKDGKRKHTRPTFSGQQIFALEKTFEQTKYLAGPERARLAYSLGMTESQVKVWFQNRRTKWRKKHAAEMATAKKKQDSETERLKGASENEEEDDDYNKPLDPNSDDEKITQLLKKHKSSSGGGGLLLHASENESSS